A single region of the Paraburkholderia sp. SOS3 genome encodes:
- the dnaG gene encoding DNA primase, whose product MIPHSFLQDLLNRVDIVDVVGRYVQLKKGGANFMGLCPFHNEKSPSFTVSPTKQFYHCFGCGAHGTAIGFLIEHAGLTFPEAVNELAQAVGLTVPHEPSMRGVAGGANGSGGEGYGPAVSKAVTTALSDVMQTACDFYRKQLRGAPNAIQYLKKRGLTGEIAARFGLGYAPDGWQNLEVAFPNYRDEALVEAGLVIVSEKSDAQGQNRRYDRFRERVMFPIRNVKGQVIGFGGRVLDGGEPKYLNSPETPLFNKGSELYGLFEARLAIREQRYVLVVEGYMDVVALAQLGFQNAVATLGTACTPIHVQKLLRQTDTVIFSFDGDAAGRRAARRALDACLPHAADNRTIRFLFLPTEHDPDSYVREFGTEAFAAQVERAMPLSQFMLNEVLAGKELDQPEGRARALFDAKPLLQALPANALRAQIMHMFADRLDVPFDEVAALCEVDARIAAAARSAPARKDRRSVTGIEQRALRNLVMHPRIAAVLDEDAERDLLAVTRHAELFEEVLTHARALGETAEFQLLSDLLRNGANAPTFEEIFREILDYDENVRDLLLKDPEDASVAEERREHERLAGEELKAAILKMRYDASRERLDQLARQSRHTPEELAEFNGLSQRCADMKRLLGL is encoded by the coding sequence GTGATTCCGCACTCTTTCCTGCAGGACCTGCTCAACCGCGTCGATATCGTCGACGTGGTGGGGCGGTATGTGCAGCTCAAGAAAGGCGGCGCGAACTTCATGGGGCTTTGCCCGTTCCACAACGAGAAGAGCCCTTCGTTTACGGTTAGTCCGACTAAGCAGTTCTATCACTGCTTCGGTTGCGGCGCGCATGGAACGGCGATCGGCTTTCTGATCGAGCATGCGGGGCTGACATTCCCTGAAGCGGTCAACGAGCTTGCGCAAGCGGTGGGCCTGACGGTGCCGCATGAGCCGTCGATGCGCGGCGTAGCTGGCGGCGCGAATGGTAGCGGCGGCGAAGGCTATGGCCCGGCCGTATCGAAGGCCGTCACGACGGCGCTGTCGGACGTGATGCAGACCGCGTGCGATTTTTACCGCAAGCAGCTGCGTGGCGCGCCGAATGCGATTCAGTACCTGAAAAAGCGCGGACTGACCGGCGAGATCGCGGCGCGCTTCGGTCTCGGTTACGCCCCGGATGGATGGCAGAACCTCGAGGTGGCGTTTCCCAATTATAGGGACGAAGCACTTGTCGAAGCTGGCCTTGTGATCGTCAGCGAAAAGTCGGATGCGCAGGGCCAGAATCGCCGCTACGACCGGTTTCGCGAGCGCGTGATGTTCCCGATCCGCAACGTGAAAGGACAGGTCATCGGTTTCGGAGGCCGCGTGCTCGACGGCGGCGAGCCGAAGTATTTGAATTCGCCGGAAACGCCGCTATTTAACAAAGGCAGCGAGCTTTACGGGCTTTTCGAAGCGCGGCTCGCGATCCGGGAACAACGGTACGTGCTGGTAGTTGAAGGGTATATGGACGTCGTCGCACTGGCCCAATTGGGGTTTCAGAACGCGGTGGCGACGCTGGGCACGGCCTGCACGCCGATTCATGTGCAGAAATTGCTGCGCCAGACCGATACGGTGATTTTCAGCTTCGACGGCGACGCAGCCGGCCGGCGCGCGGCACGTCGCGCGCTCGACGCGTGCCTGCCGCATGCGGCGGACAACCGGACGATCCGGTTCCTGTTCCTGCCGACCGAACACGATCCGGACAGCTATGTGCGCGAGTTCGGCACCGAAGCGTTTGCGGCGCAGGTCGAGCGGGCCATGCCGCTGTCGCAGTTCATGCTCAACGAGGTCCTTGCGGGCAAGGAACTGGACCAGCCCGAAGGCAGGGCGCGCGCGCTCTTCGATGCAAAGCCGTTATTGCAGGCGCTGCCGGCCAACGCGTTGCGCGCACAGATCATGCACATGTTCGCGGATCGCCTCGATGTGCCATTCGACGAAGTGGCCGCACTGTGCGAGGTCGATGCGCGGATTGCCGCCGCTGCGCGTTCGGCGCCCGCGCGCAAGGATCGGCGCAGTGTAACCGGTATCGAGCAGCGAGCCTTGCGCAACCTCGTCATGCATCCGCGCATCGCGGCGGTGCTCGACGAGGACGCAGAACGAGATTTGCTGGCAGTAACGCGTCATGCGGAGCTATTCGAGGAGGTGCTGACCCACGCGCGAGCATTGGGGGAAACGGCCGAATTTCAATTGCTGTCCGATCTATTGCGCAATGGTGCGAACGCCCCAACCTTCGAGGAAATCTTTCGCGAAATTCTGGACTATGATGAAAACGTTCGGGATTTGTTGCTGAAAGACCCCGAGGATGCGAGCGTCGCCGAAGAGCGTCGCGAGCATGAACGGCTCGCTGGCGAGGAACTGAAAGCGGCGATCCTCAAGATGCGCTATGACGCGTCCCGTGAACGCCTTGATCAGTTGGCTCGTCAGTCCAGACATACGCCGGAAGAACTGGCGGAATTCAACGGTTTGAGTCAAAGGTGCGCTGACATGAAGCGCCTGCTCGGGCTGTGA
- a CDS encoding GatB/YqeY domain-containing protein: protein MSLKVRINDDMKAAMRAREAERLGTIRLLLAAIKQREVDDRIELDDAGVTAVIDKMIKQRKDSISQFETAGRTDLVAKEKGELDVLAAYMPAQMSDDEIAAEVQAAVAQTGAAGPQDMGKVMGVLKPKLAGRADMTAVSAKVKAALAK, encoded by the coding sequence ATGAGTCTTAAGGTTCGGATCAACGACGACATGAAGGCCGCGATGCGCGCGCGGGAGGCAGAACGCCTCGGCACGATTCGGCTGCTGCTTGCGGCAATCAAGCAGCGCGAAGTCGACGACCGTATCGAGCTCGACGACGCCGGCGTCACGGCGGTCATCGACAAGATGATCAAGCAGCGCAAAGACTCGATCAGCCAGTTCGAAACCGCGGGGCGCACCGATCTCGTCGCGAAGGAAAAGGGCGAGCTCGACGTGCTCGCGGCTTATATGCCCGCGCAAATGTCCGATGACGAGATCGCCGCGGAAGTTCAGGCAGCCGTCGCGCAGACGGGCGCCGCCGGACCGCAGGATATGGGCAAGGTGATGGGCGTGCTGAAGCCGAAACTGGCGGGCCGCGCGGACATGACAGCGGTATCGGCGAAGGTCAAGGCCGCACTCGCGAAGTAA
- the rpsU gene encoding 30S ribosomal protein S21, whose amino-acid sequence MTTIRVKENEPFEVAMRRFKRTIEKNGLLTELRAREFYEKPTSERKRKKAAAVKRHFKRLRSQMLPKKFY is encoded by the coding sequence ATGACGACCATTCGCGTAAAAGAAAACGAGCCCTTCGAAGTCGCGATGCGCCGCTTCAAGCGCACGATCGAGAAGAACGGTTTGCTGACCGAGCTTCGCGCGCGCGAGTTTTACGAAAAGCCGACATCCGAGCGCAAGCGCAAGAAGGCGGCGGCCGTCAAGCGGCACTTCAAGCGTCTGCGCAGCCAGATGCTGCCGAAGAAGTTCTATTGA
- a CDS encoding NAD(P)/FAD-dependent oxidoreductase — protein METFDIAVIGAGAAGMMCASVAGQLGRRVALIDHAPRLAEKIRISGGGRCNFTNLYAGPGNYLSANPHFCRSALARYTPRDFMALLKRYRVTWHEKHKGQLFCDQSSDAVIDVLKNECDAGQVAWRRPVGVEEVSRLQDGSFVLATQQSGRMKARALVVATGGLSIPKIGATDFAYRLAKQFGHKLIDTRPALVPLTFAAADWAPFSTLSGVSLEVHLATGAKKAAGAFVEDLLLTHRGLSGPAVLQISSYWQPGEPIHINLLAERDAAAALIDAKAGSKRQIGNLLSEWVPTRLAHVWLETHGVSADARIADLPDRTLRAIGDALSRWTLVPNGTEGYRKAEVTRGGIDTRELSSSTMMSARVPGLYFIGEAVDVTGWLGGYNFQWAWASGVAAGQAAAEFVHGAQAQPI, from the coding sequence ATGGAAACTTTCGACATCGCCGTGATCGGCGCGGGCGCGGCCGGCATGATGTGCGCGTCGGTGGCCGGTCAGCTCGGGCGTCGTGTCGCGTTGATCGATCACGCGCCGCGGCTCGCCGAGAAAATCCGCATTTCGGGTGGCGGCCGCTGCAACTTCACGAATCTGTATGCGGGACCGGGCAATTACCTGTCGGCGAACCCGCATTTCTGCCGCTCCGCACTTGCGCGCTATACGCCGCGCGACTTCATGGCGCTGCTCAAGCGCTATCGCGTCACGTGGCACGAGAAGCATAAAGGGCAGCTGTTTTGCGACCAGTCGAGCGACGCGGTAATCGACGTGCTCAAGAATGAATGCGATGCGGGCCAGGTGGCCTGGCGCCGCCCGGTCGGCGTCGAAGAGGTCAGCCGCCTGCAAGACGGCAGCTTTGTGCTAGCTACGCAGCAGTCGGGGCGTATGAAGGCGCGCGCGCTTGTGGTCGCGACAGGCGGCCTGTCGATTCCGAAGATCGGTGCGACCGATTTCGCCTACCGGCTCGCGAAACAGTTCGGCCACAAGCTCATCGACACACGTCCGGCGCTCGTCCCGCTGACCTTCGCGGCCGCCGACTGGGCGCCGTTTTCGACGCTATCGGGCGTGTCGCTCGAAGTACACCTCGCGACTGGCGCGAAAAAGGCTGCCGGTGCGTTCGTCGAAGACCTGCTGCTCACCCATCGCGGCCTGTCGGGCCCGGCCGTGCTGCAGATTTCGAGCTACTGGCAGCCGGGCGAGCCCATCCACATCAATCTGCTGGCCGAACGCGACGCGGCTGCAGCGCTCATCGACGCGAAAGCGGGCAGCAAACGGCAGATCGGAAATCTGCTCTCCGAGTGGGTGCCGACGCGGCTTGCGCATGTGTGGCTCGAGACGCACGGCGTGTCCGCGGACGCACGCATCGCCGATTTGCCGGACAGGACGCTGCGCGCGATCGGCGACGCGTTGTCGCGCTGGACGCTCGTGCCGAACGGCACCGAGGGCTACCGGAAGGCCGAGGTGACCCGCGGCGGCATCGATACGCGCGAACTGTCGTCGTCGACGATGATGAGCGCGCGCGTGCCGGGCCTGTATTTCATCGGTGAGGCGGTCGACGTGACCGGCTGGCTGGGCGGCTACAACTTCCAGTGGGCGTGGGCTTCGGGCGTCGCGGCGGGACAGGCGGCGGCCGAGTTTGTGCACGGCGCTCAAGCGCAGCCGATTTGA